A window of Trichoderma atroviride chromosome 3, complete sequence contains these coding sequences:
- a CDS encoding uncharacterized protein (EggNog:ENOG41~TransMembrane:7 (o6-27i34-52o64-84i96-115o121-146i158-176o188-209i)): MGAWNIFRILGDCLHMLSKGILIFSIHRNRSAEGVSLITQGLYAIVFCSRYLDLFSERSAWNAIFKVTYIVTSFYILGVMQWLFPRSREREISWKLGAIILGGCLALSPFIMMIFESKRRWGFLTWMWVFSEILESVCVLPQLLLLRQTTVPTVIDSFYLLALGSYRAMYCVNWFVREMDVNDRPPDAIAVIFGIIQTALYIDFAWVYYTRQRVKLRGGGVVDADDLNRGWFLYRIFGKHAAPNDEEAGHGDAGGGRARWGSRGISVSADDGVLESERDNRDHHEGLDAAVDPDARMHDPDELAKAMDDDDDDDEDTPLRAGSSSQTHTPPGIRSGDEWAD, translated from the exons ATGGGGGCCTGGAAT ATCTTCCGCATCTTGGGCGACTGCCTACATATGCTCTCCAAGggcatcctcatcttctccatccatcgAAACCGTAGCGCCGAAGGAGTCTCCCTCATCACACAAGGGCTCTACGCCATCGTCTTCTGCTCGCGATACCTCGATTTGTTCTCAGAGCGCTCGGCATGGAACGCTATATTCAAAGTCACATATATTGTCACGTCCTTCTACATCTTGGGTGTTATGCAATGGCTGTTCCCTCGGTCTCGAGAACGTGAGATCTCCTGGAAGCTGGGAGCTATTATTCTTGGAGGCTGTCTTGCTTTGTCTCCCTTTATCATGATGATCTTTGAAAGCAAGAGGAGATGGGGATTCCTGACT TGGATGTGGGTTTTCTCTGAAATCCTCGAATCCGTCTGCGTTCTGccccagctgctgctgttgagacAGACCACGGTTCCCACCGTCATCGATTCGTTCTACCTCCTGGCACTGGGCTCCTACCGGGCCATGTACTGCGTGAACTGGTTCGTGCGAGAAATGGACGTAAACGACCGCCCGCCCGATGCTATTGCCGTCATTTTCGGCATCATTCAGACTGCTTTATACATCGACTTTGCTTGGGTCTACTACACCAGACAGCGGGTTAAGCTCCGTGGCGGCGGTGTAGTTGACGCCGATGATTTGAACCGCGGATGGTTCCTGTACCGCATCTTTGGCAAGCACGCTGCGCCcaacgacgaagaagccggTCACGGCGACGCGGGCGGCGGCCGGGCGAGATGGGGATCCCGTGGCATCTCAGTCAGTGCCGACGATGGCGTATTGGAGTCGGAGAGGGACAATCGCGACCATCACGAGGGGCTCGATGCCGCGGTGGATCCTGATGCCAGGATGCATGATCCcgacgagctggccaaggccatggatgacgacgacgatgatgacgaggatacGCCACTGCGTGCTGGGAGCTCATCTCAGACGCACACACCACCAGGAATCCGAAGCGGGGATGAATGGGCCGATTAA